The following are from one region of the Aspergillus luchuensis IFO 4308 DNA, chromosome 4, nearly complete sequence genome:
- a CDS encoding uncharacterized protein (COG:T;~EggNog:ENOG410PV7A;~InterPro:IPR008271,IPR002110,IPR036770,IPR020683, IPR000719,IPR011009;~PFAM:PF12796,PF07714,PF00069,PF13637,PF13606;~SMCOG1030:serine/threonine protein kinase;~antiSMASH:Cluster_4.1;~go_function: GO:0004672 - protein kinase activity [Evidence IEA];~go_function: GO:0005515 - protein binding [Evidence IEA];~go_function: GO:0005524 - ATP binding [Evidence IEA];~go_process: GO:0006468 - protein phosphorylation [Evidence IEA]), giving the protein MDLLDDDGAALLQEALDTLDEDGINETDPFDLDFDDSGASISPDDLLDNTSEPPDLDPLSLVDGEESHDGNSLSSTDLLEERVTAVRNGEDALMTSVSDFTSILSRTGIHGPRHLQTYNLKRRAVKIGSGGQFTVYKEIPGRFFGNEGLVIKRVKVFLSREGNSSFASGSDYRQRLRSLELEVLALSNPYLRNHRNIAKLVAWGYDYPYPDTPVPVLFVEEALMTLTDLLKIDNERLLGSQPQDVRHQLLLDVVSGLEALHRLHIVHGDVKPDNILIYKDSAGNEKVPLCAKISDFGVCVDLESPEDKLTIDSYYGTEDWRAPEASDYARWQGDAFNPDVMFRFDSYSLGLLILSTFINRGEPVKLKMSGEEPVEVALFMLREDATITGPLRMQIGKALRQLLATDPWKRSLASPELLKLDTPAFSSWLAVAQDTRRVAANVGIIDPAHNQGPRFWYRLDPSLLAELEQQFAESRNDLSLRHAGDVLLGMAQCITGAKPSYLNRLLTYITEAARSGYSPARAVYAQLMHAHGQTPAFDEQTLDKWLLQAVAEGYLFASPSSRVTEEQLQTAKQAFRDAGGFCTDSFTRKPAILAVARDRKRAEEWLTANKRVVDINGNTLLHVAAALGSIDVVQWLVENAKMPVDVPNDNGETPLYKACQAGQTNTVYYLLDKGAASSITTRRDKLTPLHWLITFPGCSTRTVATRFIREGGADVNALMVPERTEEGAYAARRNFMAHYPFELPMGTPFHWAAFARNMPAMEVLLDLGADVNAMYHDSDNATTALGLASWYGDIEVVRFLLSKGANGGAKDARGRNMLHLMTFHQPEHHGPLRQAWHYWIRHGSWDSHVHQMTDLVAVLTLAGSSLEDRDEVYPRTTAVVRAAEDGVWNGGALCALINAGADVEGPRGTSKDTVLHQWARITGPRLAYPDSYLYVLQKIVSGMASLDIRNDFVEETPLHLLVTIYHTEKEFRSACDILFAHDSPPDVNLGDRQGLTPLLIAADTNQVTQDPEQRLFYLIANGADLGARTREDKDVLCLLANNKTLSDQQTHDIIHHLLSHLASLEGCNIAQAYKKHYLPYNGAILTLSTAAMAGRVKTTTLLLDVGLEEAINSLISPRDPTTVLDSAISSAERSRHMHLDLLAAYSPGAPRVRALAAQTVYDPRQGPPTRAAEAYTELPEVMRLLRARGAKRACEIMPSSHFEVSPDHPDVWDITQMYWIGFTPETQPNRERWEIVYQLSRLPSVGWQEAVVDSLREMYQFDLWWPDLAMLEASIILVNKRASNLASGTVPMSLTFPSDTSTEVVDAELLRQMLRMLITARHDADETQTTDEVGDDSTPMTNWIRIREGRKYDRSPASSGEQIPEVELVWGDTGFRLGQKRVRHTN; this is encoded by the exons ATGGATTTactcgacgatgatggcgcTGCACTACTGCAGGAGGCTCTCGATACCCTCGACGAAGATGGCATCAATGAAACGGACCCGTTCGATCTGGATTTCGATGATAGCGGAGCCAGTATTTCTCCCGACGACCTCCTCGACAACACATCCGAGCCCCCAGATCTCGACCCGCTCAGCTTGGTTGACGGCGAAGAATCCCATGATGGAAACAGTTTATCATCCACCGATCTCCTAGAGGAAAGAGTCACAGCAGTGCggaatggggaggatgcTCTGATGACCTCGGTGTCCGACTTTACCAGCATCCTGTCGCGAACCGGTATCCATGGACCTCGTCATCTGCAAACCTACAATCTCAAGCGCCGCGCAGTCAAGATTGGCAGTGGCGGACAGTTTACAGTATACAAGGAGATCCCCGGCCGGTTCTTTGGCAACGAAGGCTTGGTGATCAAACGTGTCAAAGTGTTTCTATCCCGTGAAGGAAACTCCAGCTTTGCCTCCGGCTCAGACTATCGTCAACGACTACGGTCTTTGGAGCTGGAAGTACTCGCTTTATCGAACCCCTACCTACGAAACCACCGCAACATTGCCAAACTCGTCGCCTGGGGATACGATTACCCTTATCCCGATACTCCAGTGCCAGTATTGTTCGTGGAGGAGGCGCTGATGACGCTTACCGACCTTCTCAAGATTGACAACGAGAGGTTACTTGGGTCGCAACCCCAGGATGTTAGGCATCAATTATTGCTAGATGTAGTCTCAGGTCTCGAGGCGCTGCACCGGCTGCATATCGTTCATGGAGACGTCAAACCAGACAACATCTTGATCTACAAAGATTCTGCAGGGAATGAGAAAGTCCCGCTGTGCGCCAAGATCAGCGACTTTGGGGTCTGCGTCGACTTAGAGTCCCCTGAAGACAAGCTCACTATTGATAGTTACTATGGAACCGAGGACTGGCGGGCGCCTGAAGCTAGCGATTACGCCAGGTGGCAGGGTGACGCTTTCAACCCAGACGTTATGTTCCGCTTCGATTCCTACAGCTTGGGATTGCTCATTCTATCCACCTTCATCAATCGTGGTGAGCCAGTCAAATTGAAGATGTCTGGAGAAGAGCCAGTCGAGGTTGCACTTTTCATGCTGAGAGAAGATGCGACCATCACTGGTCCACTTCGTATGCAAATAGGCAAAGCTCTCCGACAGCTGCTGGCAACGGATCCTTGGAAACGCAGTCTGGCAAGTCCTGAACTGCTGAAGCTGGATACACCTGCATTTTCATCCTG GCTTGCCGTGGCACAGGACACTCGGAGGGTCGCTGCTAATGTCGGCATCATCGACCCGGCGCACAACCAAGGGCCCAGATTTTGGTACCGATTGgatccctccctccttgcAGAGCTGGAGCAGCAGTTTGCTGAATCCCGGAACGACCTGTCTTTGCGACATGCCGGTGACGTTCTGCTGGGTATGGCCCAGTGCATCACCGGAGCGAAGCCGTCGTACCTTAATCGCCTGCTTACCTACATCACCGAGGCGGCCCGAAGTGGCTATTCGCCAGCTCGAGCAGTGTATGCGCAGCTCATGCATGCCCATGGCCAGACACCGGCTTTCGATGAACAGACACTGGATAAATGGTTGCTTCAAGCCGTGGCTGAAGGATATCTCTTTGCGTCACCCTCATCGAGGGTCACAgaggagcagctgcagactgCAAAGCAAGCGTTTCGAGATGCAGGTGGCTTTTGTACAGATTCCTTCACCCGTAAACCTGCCATCTTAGCTGTTGCTCGAGATCGAAAACGAGCAGAGGAGTGGCTTACAGCGAACAAGAGGGTCGTTGATATCAATGGCAATACGCTATTGCATGTTGCAGCAGCACTGGGATCTATCGACGTTGTTCAATGGCTAGTTGAAAATGCCAAGATGCCAGTTGACGTGCCGAACGACAATGGCGAAACACCGCTCTACAAGGCCTGTCAAGCTGGGCAGACAAACACGGTCTACTATCTTTTAGACAAGGGTGCAGCTTCCTCCATCACGACCCGAAGAGACAAGCTGACCCCCTTGCACTGGCTAATCACGTTTCCGGGGTGCTCTACGAGGACCGTTGCGACACGTTTTATCCGGGAGGGAGGCGCCGACGTAAATGCTTTGATGGTTCCGGAGAGAACCGAGGAAGGTGCATACGCGGCGCGAAGGAACTTCATGGCTCATTA CCCTTTCGAGCTACCCATGGGGACACCGTTCCATTGGGCAGCATTCGCTCGTAACATGCCAGCAATGGAGGTCCTGTTAGACCTCGGTGCTGATGTCAATGCCATGTATCATGACTCAGACAATGCGACCACTGCCCTAGGTCTTGCCAGCTGGTACGGAGACATCGAAGTAGTACGATTCCTTCTATCTAAAGGAGCGAACGGCGGAGCAAAGGATGCACGTGGAAGAAACATGCTTCACCTGATGACCTTCCATCAACCAGAGCATCATGGTCCTCTACGGCAGGCATGGCATTACTGGATACGACACGGAAGTTGGGATAGTCATGTCCATCAGATGACAGATCTTGTCGCCGTACTTACTCTGGCGGGCTCCAGTCTCGAAGACCGGGACGAGGTATACCCTCGAACTACGGCTGTCGTGAGAGCGGCAGAAGATGGAGTCTGGAATGGGGGTGCTTTATGCGCTTTGATAAATGCCGGTGCGGATGTTGAAGGTCCTCGAGGAACTTCGAAGGATACTG TACTCCATCAATGGGCCAGAATCACAGGCCCACGGCTAGCATATCCCGACTCATACCTCTACGTCTTGCAGAAGATAGTATCAGGAATGGCGTCCTTAGACATCCGCAATGACTTCGTCGAAGAGACGCCTCTTCACCTCTTAGTGACAATTTATCACACCGAGAAAGAATTCCGGTCCGCCTGTGATATTCTTTTTGCCCACGATTCCCCACCCGACGTGAATCTGGGCGATCGACAAGGCCTTACTCCTCTGCTGATAGCCGCGGACACGAACCAAGTCACCCAGGATCCTGAACAACGTTTGTTTTATCTAATCGCCAATGGAGCTGATCTCGGAGCCCGTACCAGAGAGGACAAGGATGTCCTTTGCCTTTTGGCTAACAACAAGACTTTGAGTGACCAGCAGACTCACGATATTATTCATCACTTACTGTCACATCTGGCGAGTCTTGAAGGGTGTAACATCGCACAGGCATACAAGAAGCACTATCTTCCGTACAATGGtgccatcctcaccctcagcACGGCGGCCATGGCGGGAAGAGTGAAAACCACCACTCTCCTGCTTGATGTCGGTCTCGAGGAGGCCATCAACAGTCTGATAAGCCCGAGAGACCCTACCACCGTTCTGGACAGCGCTATTTCGTCAGCAGAGCGAAGCCGACACATGCATCTCGACCTTCTGGCGGCGTACAGTCCAGGGGCCCCACGAGTTCGTGCGCTCGCGGCCCAGACGGTGTACGACCCGCGTCAAGGACCACCGACGCGCGCTGCCGAGGCTTACACCGAACTACCAGAAGTTATGCGGCTTTTGCGCGCCCGTGGTGCAAAGCGAGCTTGTGAGATAATGCCATCCTCTCATTTCGAAGTGAGTCCGGATCATCCTGATGTCTGGGATATCACCCAGATGTACTGGATCGGGTTCACCCCGGAAACTCAGCCAAATAGAGAACGCTGGGAAATTGTTTATCAGCTTTCACGTCTACCCTCGGTAGGCTGGCAAGAGGCGGTCGTCGATAGTCTCAGAGAGATGTACCAGTTCGACTTGTGGTGGCCAGATCTGGCCATGCTCGAGGCTAGCATTATCCTCGTCAATAAGCGGGCTAGTAATCTTGCTTCCGGTACAGTACCGATGTCGCTCACGTTTCCTTCCGATACAAGTACGGAAGTAGTAGACGCCGAGCTGCTTAGGCAGATGCTTCGGATGCTCATTACGGCAAGACACGACGCGGACGAGACCCAGACAACTGAtgaggttggtgatgattCCACGCCCATGACGAATTGGATCAGGATTCGCGAGGGACGAAAATATGATCGCAGTCCTGCGTCCTCGGGTGAGCAAATACCCGAAGTGGAACTCGTGTGGGGAGACACTGGATTCCGGCTGGGTCAGAAGCGCGTGCGTCATACCAACTAA
- a CDS encoding NAD(P)/FAD-dependent oxidoreductase (COG:C;~EggNog:ENOG410Q17S;~InterPro:IPR006076,IPR036188;~PFAM:PF01266;~SMCOG1103:FAD dependent oxidoreductase;~antiSMASH:Cluster_4.1;~go_function: GO:0016491 - oxidoreductase activity [Evidence IEA];~go_process: GO:0055114 - oxidation-reduction process [Evidence IEA]) — protein sequence MVAAGCFPVPNPGECFWQNEPHQLHDHRSTEQLPDHVDIVIIGAGYAGASTAYHLLRDHGEKVKSITILEARGACSGATGRNGGHLRPDFYGHIPTYVDRAGVRAGAEIAEFEIANLHALKKVVEDEKIDCDFTLARSIDVWCNEEAAQKAKGTYELMKSLDLEYMNDVVFYTGKNVEGICGVKGAKACASFTAGTMWPYKFILHILQSVLATGKVNLQTFTPATSITPGPEGGYTIETSRGKMHAGTVVHASNAYVAGLLPEYEKNIVPCKGICCRITVPEGKTAPLLNNSYINRTEDNTLSYLIPRPDGSIVVGGAAAKFRSYKEQWYNNVDDTVLIDSAKDYYNDYMQRTYRGWEDSGAKVDQIWTGVMGYSYDSNPHIGAVPGKDDQFILAGLNGHGMPVIWRSAQELARMVVEKIPFEETTMPRLFKTTQFRIDRALNGQESDGDILGTGNFPSTKP from the exons ATGGTTGCAGCTGGCTGTTTCCCCGTCCCTAACCCTGGCGAATGTTTCTGGCAGAATGAGCCGCATCAACTGCATGATCACCGCTCAACTGAGCAGCTCCCCGATCACGTGGACATCGTGATCATCGGCGCCGGCTACGCCGGAGCTAGCACTGCATACCATCTGCTGCGTGACCACGGCGAAAAGGTCAAGTCCATTACCATCTTGGAGGCCCGGGGAGCTTGCTCCGGTGCGACGGGTCGCAATGGCGGACATCTCCGTCCGGACTTTTACGGCCACATTCCAACATACGTCGACCGCGCAGGTGTTCGCGCTGGCGCAGAAATTGCCGAGTTCGAAATTGCCAATCTGCATGCCTTGAAGAAGGTcgttgaggatgagaagattGACTGCGACTTTACGCTTGCGCGATCCATCGATGTCTGGTGCAACGAGGAGGCGGCGCAAAAGGCAAAGGGCACATATGAGCTTATGAAGTCCCTGGATCTCGAGTATATGAATGATGTGGTGTTTTACACTGGAAAGAACGTGGAGGGA ATCTGTGGTGTCAAAGGTGCCAAAGCCTGCGCCTCCTTCACGGCGGGCACCATGTGGCCGTACAAATTCATCCTACACATTCTCCAATCCGTCCTCGCTACGGGCAAGGTCAATCTGCAAACATTTACCCCTGCTACATCGATAACCCCCGGCCCGGAGGGCGGCTATACCATTGAAACGTCCCGCGGAAAGATGCACGCAGGAACGGTTGTGCACGCCAGTAATGCTTACGTGGCCGGTCTGCTTCCCGAGTACGAGAAGAATATTGTGCCCTGCAAGGGTATCTGTTGTCGCATTACTGTACCAGAGGGGAAAACCGCACCACTATTGAACAACTCCTATATCAACCGCACCGAAGACAACACCCTTTCCTACTTGATTCCTCGTCCCGATGGCAGCATCGTTGTCGGTGGAGCAGCCGCCAAGTTCCGCTCATACAAGGAGCAATGGTACAACAACGTCGATGATACCGTCCTCATCGACTCAGCCAAAGACTATTATAATGATTACATGCAACGGACGTACCGTGGATGGGAGGATAGCGGAGCGAAGGTCGATCAAATATGGACGGGTGTCATGGGATACTCGTATGACTCGAACCCGCACATTGGAGCTGTGCCCGGCAAGGACGATCAGTTCATCCTGGCGGGATTGAATGGCCACGGCATGCCGGTGATTTGGCGATCGGCACAGGAGCTTGCGCGCATGGTAGTGGAGAAGATCCCCTTCGAAGAGACGACTATGCCTCGACTGTTCAAGACGACGCAGTTCCGGATCGACCGCGCCCTGAACGGACAGGAGAGCGATGGAGATATTTTGGGCACCGGCAACTTTCCCTCGACAAAGCCATGA
- a CDS encoding aromatic amino acid and leucine permease (COG:E;~EggNog:ENOG410Q1U6;~InterPro:IPR004841;~PFAM:PF13520,PF00324;~SMCOG1038:phenylalanine-specific permease;~TransMembrane:12 (i46-68o74-105i125-146o152-173i185-204o220-240i274-294o314-337i372-391o411-428i448-466o478-496i);~antiSMASH:Cluster_4.1;~go_component: GO:0016020 - membrane [Evidence IEA];~go_process: GO:0055085 - transmembrane transport [Evidence IEA]): MDGSFSSEKKTPYQTDEENGDLEAVPGHLDEAQVFQQGLHQRHIQMIALAGTIGTGLFLSSGRAIAHAGPLGGFLAYSIMGLLVSSVVFAVGEMGALVPLAGGVIRYAEIFVDPALAFANGWNQIYSYLVSIPSEIVAAAVVIEFWTTINNAIWITVFGLLMLITALVFVRVYGELEFGFSILKIMLVIGINIMALVITCGGGPNHVSIGFRYWRDPGPFVQYLGIGGSLGRFLGFWTALNSALYSYSGIENITVAASETRNPRRSIPMAARRIFVRIILFYVLTIFMIGLVVPSDDPNLLGSSGTASESPFVIAARNAGIKVVPSIINAVVLTSAWSSGNSNMLGGSRVIYAMAAEGHAPKVFMRMNRFGIPYVAVTLLGVFMALGYMTLSSSASTVFTWLQDIVSISTLVNWGIICIVYLRFYYACKKQGIDRHKELPWAAPFQPWSTWITLVLFCLLFLTGGYETFIHGQWDTETFISSYLNVPIILCCILGTSGG, translated from the coding sequence ATGGACGGTTCCTTCAGTTCAGAGAAAAAGACCCCCTACCAGACCGATGAAGAGAATGGGGACCTTGAGGCCGTACCCGGCCACCTCGACGAGGCCCAAGTCTTTCAGCAGGGCCTGCACCAACGACATATTCAGATGATTGCCCTGGCCGGGACAATTGGCACAGGGCTGTTTTTGAGTTCAGGTCGCGCCATTGCTCATGCAGGACCGTTGGGAGGGTTCCTGGCATACAGCATCATGGGGCTGTTAGTGTCCAGTGTGGTGTTTGCGGTGGGAGAGATGGGTGCCTTGGTGCCGTTGGCCGGCGGCGTGATTCGCTACGCAGAGATCTTCGTCGACCCCGCCCTAGCCTTCGCCAACGGATGGAATCAAATATATTCCTACCTCGTTTCGATTCCGTCGGAAATTGTCGCTGCCGCCGTGGTGATTGAATTCTGGACGACCATCAACAATGCCATCTGGATTACTGTTTTCggattgttgatgttgatcacCGCCCTGGTGTTTGTGCGTGTGTATGGTGAGCTTGAATTCGGCTTCTCCATCCTTAAGATTATGCTTGTGATTGGCATCAATATCATGGCCCTTGTCATTACTTGTGGCGGTGGTCCAAACCATGTCAGTATCGGCTTCCGCTACTGGCGCGACCCGGGTCCATTCGTGCAATATCTAGGTATTGGGGGCTCCTTAGGACGCTTCCTTGGATTCTGGACGGCCCTGAACAGTGCGCTCTACTCCTATTCTGGTATCGAAAACATCACAGTTGCAGCATCCGAAACGAGAAACCCACGCCGATCCATTCCCATGGCCGCTCGTCGCATCTTCGTCCGGATCATACTCTTCTACGTATTGACCATCTTCATGATCGGGCTGGTGGTTCCCTCCGACGACCCCAACCTACTCGGCTCCTCAGGCACAGCCTCGGAATCTCCCTTTGTCATTGCGGCGCGCAATGCCGGTATCAAAGTGGTGCCTTCGATAATCAACGCGGTGGTGCTGACATCGGCTTGGTCGTCTGGGAACTCGAACATGCTGGGAGGATCGCGCGTGATCTATGCCATGGCAGCAGAGGGTCATGCACCGAAAGTCTTCATGCGCATGAACCGGTTCGGCATTCCGTATGTGGCGGTGACACTATTGGGAGTATTCATGGCGCTGGGATATATGACGTTGTCCAGCTCGGCCAGCACGGTTTTCACTTGGCTGCAGGACATCGTGTCTATCTCGACATTAGTCAACTGGGGCATCATTTGTATCGTGTACCTCCGGTTCTACTACGCATGCAAAAAGCAAGGGATTGATCGTCACAAGGAATTGCCGTGGGCGGCGCCCTTCCAGCCATGGAGTACATGGATCACGCTGGTGCTGTTTTGCCTGCTGTTTCTGACGGGCGGGTACGAGACTTTCATTCACGGTCAATGGGATACGGAGACTTTTATCTCGTCGTACTTGAACGTCCCCATTATTTTGTGCTGTATTTTGGGTACAAGTGGTGGATGA
- a CDS encoding putative 2-haloalkanoic acid dehalogenase (COG:E;~EggNog:ENOG410PKRR;~InterPro:IPR036412,IPR023198,IPR023214;~PFAM:PF00702;~antiSMASH:Cluster_4.1) translates to MCKCDRPGLLKWAKLVPLARYRRIPTTSQLLALFDATQFPAITRLPLNNRDTTQTLSPYPPFLNYFSHTQHNMPNHVVFDVVGTCVSFDAFYATIERTLGPQLKAHNITAQTLGFTWMTNAELQFTFLSISESYKPYKIVITELFYQTLAMIGISDPHSFATPEQRDACVAGYAALELRPGARECFAKLRDAGFTVWCLTTGDTQRVRGYFERAGVDMPLENFLSCDTAGVAKPALAAYRPAWERLGNEGGEKWFAAAHLWDVTAATKVGFRGAYCTVYEKEGAYKVFDAPLDVVSESLPEMAEKIIAASKQ, encoded by the coding sequence ATGTGCAAATGCGACCGGCCCGGCCTACTGAAATGGGCGAAGCTGGTGCCCCTCGCCCGGTATCGGCGGATACCCACCACATCACAACTACTAGCACTATTTGATGCCACGCAGTTCCCCGCGATAACGCGTCTACCCCTCAATAACCGCGATACCACACAAACCCTTTCTCCCTACCCCCCATTCCTCAATTACTTCTCgcacacacaacacaacatgCCCAACCACGTCGTCTTCGACGTCGTCGGCACCTGCGTGTCCTTCGATGCCTTCTACGCCACCATCGAGCGCACGCTCGGCCCCCAACTCAAGGCGCACAACATCACCGCCCAAACCCTGGGTTTCACATGGATGACCAACGCCGAGCTCCAattcaccttcctctccatctccgaaaGCTACAAGCCTTACAAAATTGTCATCACCGAACTCTTCTACCAAACCCTCGCCATGATCGGCATCTCCGACCCCCACAGCTTCGCCACCCCCGAACAACGCGACGCCTGCGTAGCCGGATACGCCGCCCTCGAGCTCCGTCCCGGCGCGCGCGAATGCTTCGCCAAGCTCCGCGACGCCGGGTTCACGGTTTGGTGTTTGACGACGGGTGATACGCAGCGGGTGCGCGGATACTTTGAGCGAGCGGGCGTAGATATGCCGTTGGAGAATTTCCTCAGCTGTGATACGGCGGGCGTGGCGAAGCCAGCGTTGGCGGCGTATCGGCCCGCGTGGGAGAGGTTAGGTAATGAGGGTGGGGAGAAGTGGTTTGCCGCGGCGCATTTGTGGGATGTCACTGCTGCTACGAAGGTCGGGTTCCGCGGTGCGTATTGTACGGTTtatgagaaggagggggctTATAAGGTGTTTGATGCGCCGTTGGATGTGGTGTCGGAGTCGTTGCCtgagatggcggagaagattATTGCTGCGTCGAAacaatga